Proteins from a single region of Butyrivibrio fibrisolvens:
- a CDS encoding ABC transporter ATP-binding protein, with protein MKKIAELLSFKEYMYMLICVCLIVGQVFFEIKIPNVMGELTDLVYSGKADISEEIKYGIIMFAYAGLSLVFSFLVAYLVAKVGAALDRRVRRQTFTKIIDFSLKEVGDIGTSSLIARCTTDIYQIQNFFVNGFQPLIKSPIMIIWVTAQISGANVYYRSATITAVAILVAVLSAIAILVLPIVNKAQYAKDELIRIDREHLDGIRVVHAYNGYEKQKERFEEANKRITDLLLRYDKSSALFAPFSNMVMYSLTVIIYIMGAYIVADSAKSLRSSVSNEMIVFVSMLSMLISSCIYLIIIMVLLPNASVSLKRIAQVLNKKTMIMDPEEAFAKDPAICGTLEFRNVSFMYPGSREYAIRDISFRMEKGETVAIVGGTGSGKTTLLNLIPRLYEATEGEILVDGVDIKKMKLKDLRNIFGYVPQKSFLFSGTIVSNIDFGDNGKLKKTIEEIVKASKLGKADEFIRAKEGGYNAHVEEGGSNFSGGQRQRLTISRAICRDPEIFLFDDSFSALDYKTDKTVREGLKETLSGASVLMVAQRISTIRSADRIIVLDNGRMVGMGTHDELMTSCNVYREIVLSQTDTEATG; from the coding sequence ATGAAAAAAATAGCAGAGCTCCTTTCATTCAAAGAGTATATGTATATGCTTATCTGCGTCTGTTTGATCGTGGGGCAGGTATTTTTTGAAATAAAGATTCCTAACGTGATGGGAGAACTAACTGATCTTGTCTATTCTGGAAAAGCAGATATTTCAGAGGAGATAAAATATGGAATCATAATGTTTGCATATGCTGGTTTGTCGCTTGTTTTTTCATTCCTTGTGGCTTATCTGGTTGCAAAAGTAGGAGCTGCGCTTGACAGAAGGGTGCGTAGACAGACTTTTACGAAGATCATAGATTTTTCGCTAAAGGAAGTTGGCGACATTGGTACATCAAGCCTTATAGCCAGATGTACTACTGATATATATCAGATTCAGAATTTTTTTGTAAATGGTTTTCAGCCGCTAATTAAATCACCGATAATGATCATCTGGGTTACTGCGCAGATCTCGGGCGCCAATGTCTATTACAGGAGTGCCACGATTACAGCGGTGGCCATACTTGTTGCGGTTTTGTCAGCTATTGCAATACTGGTTCTTCCAATAGTAAATAAGGCACAGTATGCCAAAGATGAACTTATTCGCATTGACAGGGAGCATCTGGATGGCATACGTGTAGTCCATGCATACAATGGCTATGAGAAGCAAAAAGAAAGATTTGAAGAGGCAAATAAGAGGATAACAGATCTTCTTCTTCGCTATGATAAGTCTTCAGCACTATTTGCACCATTTTCTAATATGGTTATGTATTCACTTACTGTCATCATATACATAATGGGCGCATATATTGTTGCAGACTCAGCCAAGAGCCTGCGTTCAAGCGTCAGCAATGAAATGATCGTCTTTGTGTCGATGCTTTCTATGCTTATTAGCAGTTGTATATATCTGATCATTATTATGGTTCTTTTGCCTAATGCATCTGTTTCGCTTAAGCGTATTGCACAGGTTTTAAATAAAAAGACCATGATTATGGATCCGGAGGAGGCATTTGCAAAAGATCCTGCAATATGCGGAACTCTGGAATTCAGAAATGTTAGCTTTATGTATCCTGGAAGCCGTGAATATGCTATCAGAGACATATCCTTCAGGATGGAAAAGGGCGAGACTGTTGCGATTGTTGGAGGTACAGGTAGTGGCAAGACGACACTTTTAAATCTCATACCAAGGCTGTATGAAGCGACAGAAGGAGAAATTTTAGTTGACGGCGTTGATATTAAGAAGATGAAGCTTAAGGATCTTCGAAATATCTTTGGCTATGTTCCGCAAAAGAGCTTCCTTTTTTCCGGAACGATCGTTTCAAACATTGATTTTGGCGACAATGGTAAGTTGAAAAAGACTATTGAGGAGATAGTAAAAGCGTCAAAGCTTGGAAAAGCAGATGAGTTTATAAGAGCAAAGGAAGGCGGGTATAATGCGCATGTTGAGGAGGGCGGTTCGAACTTCTCTGGTGGACAGAGGCAGAGACTTACAATCTCAAGAGCTATCTGCCGCGATCCTGAGATATTCCTCTTTGATGATTCCTTCTCTGCTCTTGATTATAAGACTGACAAGACTGTGCGAGAGGGACTTAAGGAAACTCTTTCCGGTGCTTCGGTACTGATGGTTGCACAGAGAATATCCACTATCAGAAGCGCAGACAGGATTATCGTCCTTGATAATGGAAGAATGGTCGGAATGGGTACTCATGATGAGCTTATGACAAGCTGTAATGTATATCGTGAGATTGTCCTTTCACAGACGGATACGGAGGCGACCGGATGA
- a CDS encoding glycosyltransferase family 2 protein: protein MPAISVIMPMYKAKKTAMYSIDALLNQTFKDIEVLVVDDCSPDDSYVVVKEHYKDEPRVVLIRQDINQGPAEARNRAFEEAKGEYVTFLDSDDGIIKEGLEKMYEAAKKFDADVVHTTGCFFPVHKPDVMDIMSVPKENYLPQDKDKDIPGEATLLTQDFGVRLSNWLNGTYNGNVWGKMIKKSFIMDNNIRFASIKMSEDVLFSFECLMRAGKYVILPYKCIIYRMIGESLSRGRKDVSYMLKLLEATFSGNDKFTEKMNEIPYFKDNPEDKEKVLKYVNDVMDMIYLVPAFQSVGEDKLLCDDRTSELFIEHFGNQAQFALRCFFMKNAKEPPAPSYLIDDITYEGLNAQLEMYKQSLK, encoded by the coding sequence ATGCCAGCTATTTCTGTTATCATGCCAATGTACAAAGCCAAAAAGACGGCAATGTACAGTATAGATGCACTTTTGAACCAGACCTTTAAGGATATAGAGGTACTGGTTGTGGATGACTGCTCTCCGGATGATTCCTATGTAGTTGTTAAGGAGCATTATAAGGATGAACCAAGGGTTGTCCTTATCAGGCAGGATATAAATCAGGGTCCTGCTGAAGCCAGAAACAGGGCTTTTGAAGAAGCAAAGGGCGAATACGTCACCTTCCTTGACAGCGACGATGGAATTATAAAAGAGGGCCTTGAGAAGATGTACGAGGCAGCTAAGAAGTTTGATGCTGATGTAGTGCATACTACAGGATGTTTTTTTCCTGTGCATAAGCCGGATGTTATGGATATCATGTCTGTTCCAAAGGAAAACTACCTTCCCCAGGACAAGGATAAGGACATACCGGGTGAAGCGACTCTTCTTACGCAGGATTTCGGAGTAAGGCTTTCCAACTGGCTAAATGGCACCTACAACGGAAATGTATGGGGCAAGATGATTAAAAAGAGCTTTATCATGGACAACAATATCCGCTTTGCATCTATCAAGATGTCAGAGGATGTTCTGTTTTCCTTTGAATGCCTTATGCGTGCAGGCAAGTATGTGATACTTCCATACAAGTGCATAATCTACAGAATGATAGGAGAGAGCCTGTCAAGGGGCAGGAAGGATGTATCTTACATGCTTAAGCTTCTTGAAGCTACATTCAGTGGTAATGACAAGTTCACGGAAAAGATGAATGAGATTCCATATTTTAAAGATAATCCTGAAGATAAGGAAAAGGTACTTAAGTATGTGAATGATGTCATGGATATGATCTATCTTGTTCCGGCATTTCAGTCGGTTGGGGAAGATAAGCTGCTATGTGACGATCGAACTTCTGAGCTTTTTATTGAGCACTTTGGGAACCAGGCACAGTTTGCTCTAAGATGCTTCTTCATGAAAAATGCAAAGGAGCCGCCGGCACCTTCTTATCTTATCGATGATATCACCTATGAGGGCTTAAATGCGCAGCTTGAGATGTACAAGCAGAGCCTTAAGTGA
- a CDS encoding ABC transporter ATP-binding protein yields MKNNIFSKIAVFGQKYKTYFVAGIVLGSIGSLLNVVIPNMIKNIAALISQSLYTNVMDFDAIRVVAIKTAVVIIISFIASYFGAWCLTIAGQNMVKDLRSALNDKTDRVKMNYFDTTALGDTVSRMTDDCDAFSAAISSNLGKAVFSLIIVLGCLIVTFVINPLLAFCSIASILLGLFINASFAKMGTNAIKEQRRLLGNMNGMINESITGHMLIKAFNGEEEVLGQFDEKNQDLSRALFKSQFFISVLTPFMDFVSNFTYVVVCLVSGIMIILGKMQIETIVAFILYIKMVTSNLTQIIQALGSIQPGIACGERIMEYLELEEETDEGRENVSKTEGDVVFRNVRFGYVEGQIVLKDFSAHIKPGMKVAIVGPTGAGKSTLINLLMRFYELNSGSIIVDGVPIKDIPRSKLHDLFAMVLQETWTFKGSIRENIVYSTKNVDDEELEGVIERAGIKFLVDAMPDGVDTVLSETANVSSGQKQLITIARAMLKNSPIMILDEATSSVDTRTEKLIQKAIDDMTKGHTSFVIAHRLSTIKNADVIFVLKDGDIVETGNHEELLDAGGFYSELYKAGLDAT; encoded by the coding sequence ATGAAGAATAATATATTTTCTAAGATCGCAGTATTCGGGCAAAAATATAAAACATATTTTGTTGCAGGCATCGTACTTGGAAGCATAGGATCTCTTTTAAACGTAGTGATCCCGAACATGATTAAAAATATAGCTGCGCTAATTTCGCAGAGCCTTTATACAAATGTGATGGACTTTGATGCGATAAGAGTTGTTGCCATAAAGACAGCGGTAGTTATTATCATAAGCTTCATAGCAAGCTACTTTGGTGCATGGTGTCTTACCATTGCAGGACAGAATATGGTAAAAGATCTTCGAAGTGCCCTGAATGATAAAACAGACCGTGTTAAGATGAACTATTTTGACACAACAGCTCTTGGAGATACGGTGAGCAGAATGACTGATGACTGCGATGCATTTTCGGCGGCTATATCTTCCAACCTTGGTAAGGCAGTATTCTCACTTATCATAGTGCTGGGCTGTCTTATTGTGACTTTTGTTATAAATCCGCTTTTGGCATTTTGCTCTATTGCCAGCATTTTACTCGGACTTTTTATCAATGCCTCTTTTGCAAAGATGGGGACAAACGCTATCAAAGAACAGAGAAGGCTTCTTGGCAATATGAATGGAATGATAAATGAGTCGATCACCGGCCATATGCTTATCAAAGCCTTTAATGGAGAGGAAGAAGTCCTTGGGCAGTTTGATGAAAAAAATCAGGATCTTAGCAGAGCACTTTTTAAATCGCAGTTTTTTATCAGCGTGCTTACTCCTTTCATGGATTTTGTAAGTAACTTTACATACGTTGTAGTCTGCCTTGTGAGCGGAATCATGATCATCCTTGGGAAGATGCAGATAGAGACGATTGTTGCATTTATTTTGTATATCAAGATGGTCACATCGAACCTCACACAGATAATACAGGCACTTGGAAGTATTCAGCCGGGAATTGCGTGCGGTGAGAGAATAATGGAATACCTTGAACTTGAGGAAGAGACAGATGAAGGCAGGGAGAATGTGTCCAAGACTGAAGGCGATGTTGTCTTTAGGAATGTGCGCTTTGGCTATGTTGAGGGACAGATCGTATTAAAGGACTTTAGTGCACACATTAAGCCTGGAATGAAGGTTGCGATCGTCGGACCAACCGGCGCGGGAAAGTCTACACTCATTAACCTTCTGATGCGCTTTTATGAGCTTAATTCAGGCTCTATCATTGTAGATGGCGTGCCTATAAAGGATATTCCAAGATCAAAGCTTCATGATCTTTTTGCGATGGTGCTTCAGGAGACCTGGACCTTTAAAGGAAGCATAAGGGAAAACATTGTCTATTCCACTAAAAATGTTGATGATGAGGAGCTGGAAGGGGTTATTGAAAGAGCAGGGATAAAGTTCCTTGTTGATGCAATGCCGGATGGCGTAGATACTGTTTTGTCAGAAACTGCTAATGTATCTTCAGGACAAAAGCAGCTTATAACAATAGCAAGAGCAATGCTTAAGAATTCACCGATAATGATCCTTGATGAGGCTACATCATCGGTAGATACAAGAACAGAAAAGCTTATACAGAAGGCAATTGATGATATGACTAAAGGGCATACCAGTTTTGTTATCGCACACAGACTTTCAACAATTAAAAATGCTGATGTCATCTTTGTTCTTAAGGACGGTGACATAGTTGAGACTGGAAATCACGAGGAGCTTTTAGATGCCGGAGGCTTTTATAGTGAGCTTTACAAGGCAGGTCTTGATGCTACATAA
- a CDS encoding AMP-binding protein — MEIIKMLSGNEMMIALEGRLDTTTSPLLREQIAQIPPEVEKVKFDFKDLNYISSAGLREILVCRKKFSGDKMKVVNVSQEIYDIFATTGFDQIIPLETTKDDISTYMNLSFKAFLAKKVENTPDAVALVDDRGEFSWKDIDIYSQIIAEGLANKGIKKGTHVALCGVNSVNWVLTFFAIQKLGAMAQLLNFNMSAADVAKVATIGDITHFCYGSMPEMQDQEAFIDELKKSGCPLCEFISIRNDRQDIRERRDEYEAIRYKFQDFVEADWPCVTLFTSGSTGKPKGVLLSAYNILNAANTNYKDQTLTNKDRTCLILPLFHIFGLVAGLFANAIAGSTLYFPSNIRTGTILELIDKEKCTFFHSVPTMLIALINNKDFTKDKLSSVRCTIISGAAATKAQILMFKENLPNDHFMSSYGLSEMAPVSISTYGDSDEHLLTTVGKPVDNIQVQIRDLETGEKCATGTSGEILVQGFNLMTGYYKTDIESQSIDDMGWLHTGDLGFLDEEGYLHLSGRLKELIIRGGENIMPQEIEAAISSLDVVNNVKVIGVPSEFFGEEVCACIKVKEGKEFDQEAVKIELSKKLAKYKIPSYFVVYNDFPMLGTGKIDVVSLKKDVLEKLK; from the coding sequence ATGGAGATAATAAAAATGTTAAGTGGTAACGAAATGATGATCGCACTTGAGGGGCGTCTTGATACAACCACCTCGCCGCTTCTTCGAGAGCAGATAGCACAGATACCACCGGAAGTTGAAAAGGTCAAGTTTGACTTTAAGGATCTTAACTACATATCTTCAGCAGGACTTCGTGAGATACTTGTCTGCAGAAAGAAATTCAGCGGCGATAAGATGAAGGTAGTCAATGTGTCTCAAGAGATATATGATATTTTTGCGACAACTGGTTTTGATCAGATCATTCCGCTTGAAACAACTAAAGATGATATCTCAACATATATGAACCTGTCCTTTAAGGCTTTTTTGGCCAAAAAGGTTGAAAATACTCCGGATGCTGTTGCTCTTGTTGATGACAGGGGAGAGTTTTCCTGGAAAGACATAGATATTTATTCACAGATAATCGCTGAGGGTCTTGCCAATAAGGGAATAAAAAAAGGAACTCATGTAGCTTTGTGCGGTGTCAATTCCGTAAACTGGGTTCTTACTTTTTTTGCCATCCAAAAGCTTGGTGCTATGGCTCAGCTCCTTAATTTCAATATGAGTGCTGCAGATGTTGCTAAGGTTGCTACAATCGGCGATATCACTCACTTTTGCTATGGAAGTATGCCTGAGATGCAGGATCAGGAAGCATTTATTGACGAGCTCAAAAAATCAGGCTGTCCTTTATGCGAGTTTATCTCCATTAGAAATGACAGACAGGATATACGGGAAAGAAGAGATGAATATGAGGCAATCAGGTACAAATTTCAGGACTTTGTAGAGGCTGACTGGCCATGTGTCACCTTATTTACTTCCGGTTCTACAGGAAAGCCCAAAGGCGTTCTTTTATCCGCCTACAATATTCTGAATGCAGCCAATACTAACTATAAGGATCAGACACTTACTAATAAGGACAGAACCTGCCTTATACTTCCGCTGTTTCATATATTTGGTCTTGTAGCAGGTCTTTTTGCAAATGCAATAGCAGGCTCGACTCTGTATTTTCCAAGTAACATAAGGACTGGTACTATTCTGGAACTTATTGATAAGGAGAAGTGCACATTTTTCCATTCAGTCCCGACCATGCTCATTGCGCTCATCAATAATAAGGACTTTACAAAAGATAAACTTTCGTCTGTTCGCTGTACCATCATTTCAGGTGCGGCGGCAACCAAGGCACAGATCCTGATGTTCAAGGAAAATCTTCCCAATGACCACTTTATGTCATCCTATGGTCTTAGTGAGATGGCACCTGTATCCATCTCAACTTATGGCGACAGCGACGAGCATCTGCTTACTACTGTAGGTAAGCCTGTTGACAATATTCAGGTTCAGATACGAGACCTTGAAACCGGCGAAAAATGCGCTACCGGCACATCCGGAGAGATACTTGTACAGGGATTTAATCTGATGACAGGATATTATAAGACTGATATAGAAAGTCAGTCTATCGATGATATGGGATGGCTTCATACAGGTGACCTTGGCTTTTTGGATGAAGAGGGCTATCTTCATCTTTCAGGAAGGCTTAAAGAGCTTATCATAAGGGGCGGTGAGAATATCATGCCGCAGGAGATTGAAGCAGCGATATCTTCACTTGACGTTGTTAATAACGTCAAAGTCATCGGCGTTCCAAGCGAGTTCTTTGGAGAAGAAGTCTGCGCGTGCATTAAGGTTAAAGAGGGCAAAGAGTTTGACCAGGAAGCTGTTAAGATTGAACTTTCAAAGAAACTGGCCAAATATAAGATTCCAAGCTATTTCGTAGTTTATAACGACTTTCCTATGCTTGGTACAGGTAAGATAGATGTTGTGAGTCTTAAAAAGGATGTATTAGAAAAACTAAAGTAA
- a CDS encoding acyltransferase, producing the protein MNKRENGLDLLRIIAAYLVVSLHVCTFERNLVSDLGELNFNYHYFMFIRQITTSAVIVFIMLSGAFVLKASSTKDIGTFYKKTWKKLGIPTVIFSFFYWLFNAFVYWKTGIYGLAYGIEDLTYPQALLFQGISFLKGIPSEHMWYMYTLIGLYLMAPFVALGKEKTGEAGFKKIAFIVCIWGIIDALVNPSSLFWGIGYCAQLLGVFMMGYVVHEWALERKGKNGLGCFLIVLATVITAVEYFIFLAIRDNSTLFSYVTPMAPYNLILVIASLVYVAGFTIIDIKKDFGYLSLLTFWVYLLHPAIMMVLFLIEEAAFKVPYLEIGNSSPFLIGTGNSILVYVLSFVFGHVIEKCSSGKK; encoded by the coding sequence ATGAATAAGAGAGAAAATGGACTCGATCTGTTGAGAATCATTGCAGCGTATCTGGTTGTCTCGTTGCATGTCTGTACATTTGAAAGAAATCTGGTGTCAGACCTTGGAGAGCTTAATTTCAACTATCATTATTTTATGTTTATAAGACAGATAACAACAAGTGCAGTAATTGTTTTTATCATGCTTTCCGGAGCGTTTGTTCTTAAGGCATCATCCACAAAGGACATTGGCACATTCTATAAAAAAACCTGGAAAAAGCTTGGTATTCCGACAGTTATTTTTTCATTTTTTTACTGGCTGTTTAATGCGTTTGTTTATTGGAAAACAGGAATTTATGGATTGGCATATGGAATAGAAGATCTGACGTATCCTCAGGCTCTATTGTTCCAGGGAATAAGCTTTTTGAAAGGTATACCTTCTGAGCATATGTGGTATATGTATACGCTCATCGGATTATATCTTATGGCTCCTTTTGTTGCTCTTGGCAAGGAGAAGACAGGAGAAGCCGGCTTTAAAAAAATAGCATTTATAGTCTGCATCTGGGGCATAATCGATGCACTTGTAAATCCATCATCCCTTTTTTGGGGAATTGGCTATTGCGCACAGCTTCTTGGTGTATTCATGATGGGATATGTCGTTCATGAATGGGCGCTTGAAAGAAAAGGAAAAAATGGACTCGGATGTTTTCTTATTGTTCTTGCAACAGTCATAACAGCTGTTGAGTATTTTATTTTTCTGGCGATCAGGGATAATAGTACCTTGTTTAGTTATGTTACACCAATGGCCCCATATAACCTGATACTTGTGATCGCATCCCTGGTTTATGTTGCCGGCTTTACCATCATTGATATAAAAAAGGACTTTGGATATCTTTCTCTTCTGACTTTCTGGGTTTATCTTCTTCATCCTGCAATAATGATGGTATTATTTCTCATCGAGGAAGCTGCCTTCAAGGTTCCATATCTGGAAATTGGAAACTCAAGTCCGTTCCTTATTGGCACCGGTAATTCTATTCTGGTATATGTTCTTTCTTTTGTCTTTGGACATGTGATCGAAAAATGTTCTTCAGGTAAAAAATAA